The Petropleomorpha daqingensis genome includes a window with the following:
- a CDS encoding citrate synthase: MSETDVALRYPGGELPLPVVKATEGADGIDTSKLLATTGQVALDIGFVNTASCTSAITYIDGDAGILRYRGYPIDQLAEQSSFLEVTYLLIYGELPTADELNAFDQRIRRHTLLHEDLKQFFNGFPRDAHPMPVLSSAVSALSTFYQDSLDPFNHEQVELSTVRLLAKLPTIAAYAYKKSVGQPFLYPDNSCGLVENFLRMTFGFPAEPYEQDPDLVKALDMLFILHADHEQNCSTSTVRLVGSSHANLFASVSAGINALFGPLHGGANQSVLEMLEAIQKDGGNIPRFVERVKNKEPGVKLMGFGHRVYKNYDPRAAIVKQTADQVLDKLGGNNELLDLARQLEEIALSDDYFIQRKLYPNVDFYTGLIYRAMGFPTRMFTVLFALGRLPGWIAQWREMINDPATKIGRPRQLYTGATERDYVDVAKR, from the coding sequence ATGAGCGAGACAGATGTAGCCCTGCGCTACCCCGGTGGAGAACTGCCCCTTCCCGTCGTCAAGGCGACCGAGGGCGCAGACGGCATCGACACGAGCAAGCTGCTGGCGACGACCGGCCAGGTCGCGCTCGACATCGGCTTCGTCAACACGGCGTCGTGCACGTCGGCGATCACCTACATCGACGGTGACGCGGGCATCCTCCGCTACCGCGGGTACCCGATCGACCAGCTCGCCGAGCAGTCGAGCTTCCTGGAGGTCACCTACCTCCTGATCTACGGCGAGCTGCCGACGGCCGACGAGCTGAACGCGTTCGACCAGCGGATCCGCCGGCACACGCTGCTGCACGAGGACCTGAAGCAGTTCTTCAACGGGTTCCCGCGCGACGCGCACCCGATGCCGGTGCTCTCCTCGGCGGTCAGCGCCCTGTCGACCTTCTACCAGGACTCGCTGGACCCGTTCAACCACGAGCAGGTCGAGCTGTCCACGGTGCGGCTGCTGGCCAAGCTGCCGACGATCGCGGCCTACGCGTACAAGAAGTCGGTCGGCCAGCCGTTCCTGTACCCGGACAACTCCTGCGGGCTGGTCGAGAACTTCCTGCGGATGACCTTCGGGTTCCCGGCCGAGCCGTACGAGCAGGACCCGGACCTGGTCAAGGCCCTGGACATGCTGTTCATCCTGCACGCCGACCACGAGCAGAACTGCTCCACGTCGACGGTCCGCCTGGTCGGCTCCTCGCACGCCAACCTGTTCGCCTCCGTCTCGGCGGGCATCAACGCGCTGTTCGGCCCGCTGCACGGCGGGGCCAACCAGTCGGTGCTGGAGATGCTCGAGGCCATCCAGAAGGACGGCGGCAACATCCCACGCTTCGTCGAGCGGGTGAAGAACAAGGAGCCCGGCGTCAAGCTCATGGGCTTCGGGCACCGGGTCTACAAGAACTACGACCCGCGCGCGGCGATCGTGAAGCAGACCGCCGACCAGGTGCTGGACAAGCTCGGCGGCAACAACGAGCTCCTCGACCTGGCCCGCCAGCTGGAGGAGATCGCGCTGTCCGACGACTACTTCATCCAGCGCAAGCTCTACCCGAACGTCGACTTCTACACGGGCCTGATCTACCGGGCGATGGGCTTCCCCACCCGGATGTTCACCGTGCTGTTCGCGCTCGGCCGGCTCCCCGGCTGGATCGCGCAGTGGCGCGAGATGATCAACGACCCGGCCACGAAGATCGGCCGGCCGCGCCAGCTCTACACCGGCGCCACCGAGCGCGACTACGTGGACGTCGCCAAGCGCTGA
- a CDS encoding NlpC/P60 family protein, whose product MPGTRTAASTRTASGRPASGRPVLTAREAAALQQLLAERAAAEGRPIPRQVVRQPNRKKPASRRPRTRAAREARAAQRKLTRRRWAKRLALGVPVLAVPALIALLLPSGAAPPTTGPPADATSLALTAQTTLLDAAGRYRQMEQQVTQRTAELATTEQALSDARAADTAARAAVGSSAADLYRASPTSRFPVLGLDATDPAGAADALTLQAVADDADERLQGAVVRADRAADAVATAEQNVAIARGALRVAEARAADALAAVRAKADGLPTDVTLTLAGLSTAVSGPQQDRNAAAQQRWQAYLSSLASAGIVPPSATELADPSTMPAGFSPALDASGQPIPGVAWAIIGSSPVTVVSSETVAAVSTALSQLGKPYVPGATGPDAYDCGGFTSSSWLLAGYALPVSPADQWAVSAAVPVEQLQVGDLVVGDGGLDVGIYLGNGEMVGSSGKDFLVEVRAVPADVRAVRVTLDLPSTPNPALTPAAGMGACGAPLPPAVVANPAWGGYANGRIPATSLCPLGVAGHRLRCDAAASYAAMSAAFAAAFGTPLCITDSYRDYAAQVAAYRAKPRLAAWPGTSNHGWALAVDLCGGINIAYSPQWTWMQANAGRFGFINPPWAQPGAEKPEPWHWEYGNFG is encoded by the coding sequence GTGCCCGGAACACGCACGGCCGCGTCGACCCGTACGGCCTCCGGCCGCCCGGCGTCCGGCCGTCCCGTGCTCACCGCGCGCGAGGCCGCCGCCCTGCAGCAGCTGCTCGCGGAGCGGGCCGCGGCGGAAGGCCGCCCGATCCCGCGCCAGGTCGTCCGGCAGCCCAACCGCAAGAAGCCCGCCTCCCGGCGGCCGCGGACCCGTGCCGCCCGAGAGGCGCGAGCGGCGCAGCGGAAGCTCACCCGCCGGCGCTGGGCCAAGCGGCTCGCGCTCGGCGTGCCCGTGCTGGCGGTGCCGGCCCTGATCGCACTGCTGCTGCCCTCCGGCGCCGCCCCGCCGACGACCGGCCCGCCGGCCGACGCGACCTCGCTGGCCCTCACCGCGCAGACCACGCTGCTCGACGCCGCCGGTCGCTACCGGCAGATGGAGCAGCAGGTCACCCAGCGCACGGCCGAGCTGGCCACGACCGAGCAGGCGTTGAGCGACGCCCGCGCGGCCGACACCGCCGCGCGAGCCGCCGTCGGCAGCTCGGCCGCCGACCTGTACCGCGCGTCCCCCACCAGCCGCTTCCCCGTGCTGGGCCTGGACGCCACCGACCCGGCCGGCGCCGCCGACGCCCTGACCCTGCAGGCCGTGGCCGACGACGCCGACGAGCGGCTGCAGGGCGCCGTCGTGCGCGCCGACCGGGCCGCCGACGCCGTGGCCACCGCCGAGCAGAACGTCGCGATCGCCCGCGGCGCGCTGCGGGTGGCCGAGGCGCGGGCCGCCGACGCCCTGGCCGCCGTGCGCGCGAAGGCCGACGGCCTGCCCACCGACGTCACGCTCACCCTCGCCGGGCTGAGCACGGCCGTGTCCGGTCCGCAGCAGGACCGCAACGCCGCCGCGCAGCAGCGCTGGCAGGCCTACCTGTCCTCGCTGGCCTCGGCGGGGATCGTCCCGCCGTCCGCGACCGAGCTGGCCGATCCCTCGACCATGCCCGCCGGCTTCTCCCCCGCGCTCGACGCGAGCGGGCAGCCGATCCCGGGCGTGGCCTGGGCGATCATCGGCAGCAGCCCGGTCACCGTGGTCTCCTCCGAGACGGTGGCCGCGGTGAGCACCGCGCTGTCGCAGCTGGGCAAGCCCTACGTGCCGGGTGCGACCGGTCCGGACGCCTACGACTGCGGTGGCTTCACCTCGTCGTCCTGGCTGCTGGCCGGGTACGCGCTGCCGGTGAGCCCGGCCGACCAGTGGGCGGTGAGCGCCGCCGTCCCGGTGGAGCAGCTGCAGGTCGGTGACCTGGTCGTCGGCGACGGCGGGCTCGACGTCGGCATCTACCTGGGCAACGGGGAGATGGTCGGCTCGTCCGGCAAGGACTTCCTCGTCGAGGTGCGCGCGGTGCCGGCCGACGTCCGCGCCGTCCGGGTGACCCTGGACCTGCCGTCGACGCCGAACCCGGCGCTGACCCCGGCCGCCGGCATGGGCGCCTGCGGTGCGCCGCTGCCGCCGGCGGTGGTGGCGAACCCGGCGTGGGGTGGCTATGCCAACGGCCGCATCCCGGCGACCTCCCTGTGCCCGCTGGGCGTGGCCGGCCACCGGCTGCGCTGCGACGCGGCGGCGTCCTACGCGGCGATGAGCGCCGCCTTCGCCGCGGCGTTCGGCACCCCGCTGTGCATCACCGACTCCTACCGCGACTACGCCGCCCAGGTGGCCGCGTACCGGGCCAAGCCGCGGCTGGCCGCGTGGCCGGGGACGTCGAACCACGGGTGGGCGCTGGCCGTCGACCTCTGCGGCGGCATCAACATCGCCTACAGCCCGCAGTGGACGTGGATGCAGGCCAACGCCGGGCGGTTCGGCTTCATCAACCCGCCGTGGGCGCAGCCGGGCGCCGAGAAGCCCGAGCCCTGGCACTGGGAGTACGGCAACTTCGGCTAA
- a CDS encoding YncE family protein — protein MRRTAVLTLAAALGAGVLSASAAQAETAALRSVMFVGNNWDGTATIVDAVTHEPLRTIDTIPDRDARMTEILTHPDKLAFYLAINQGVGEGHDQYTDDMFSTPDGTLVAVSRPSFADVVGIDLATGSIVWRFPMEGYRADHMAVSPDGTRLLVSDSTANKVHELDLRTGVKLREFASGDTPHESNYTRDGSRIFHASIGRVYTPVDRPELGVAYDTEKGERVFQIVDNATFAVTERWDMGKELAEAGYLGMSSAVRPMAIAPDERYVYLQVSFFHGFVEFDTQAPDPTVTYPGEPTVGAVTRVVPLPDRTNGMPREQYLLDSAHHGIAIDRTGTTLCVAGTMDDYAALVDRASGRYSILDVGAKPYWATDGPSGDECWVSISGDDRVAVLDYATGQQVATVPVGDHPQRVRPGVITEDALAS, from the coding sequence ATGCGCCGCACCGCCGTCCTCACCCTCGCCGCCGCGCTCGGCGCGGGCGTGCTGTCCGCCTCCGCCGCGCAGGCGGAGACCGCAGCTCTGCGCAGCGTCATGTTCGTCGGCAACAACTGGGACGGGACGGCGACCATCGTCGACGCCGTCACCCACGAGCCGCTGCGGACGATCGACACGATCCCCGACCGCGACGCGCGGATGACCGAGATCCTCACCCACCCCGACAAGCTCGCCTTCTACCTGGCGATCAACCAGGGGGTCGGCGAGGGGCACGACCAGTACACCGACGACATGTTCTCCACCCCGGACGGCACGCTGGTCGCGGTGAGCCGGCCCAGCTTCGCCGACGTGGTCGGCATCGACCTGGCCACCGGCTCGATCGTCTGGCGCTTCCCGATGGAGGGCTACCGCGCCGACCACATGGCGGTCTCCCCCGACGGCACGCGGCTGCTGGTCAGCGACTCCACCGCTAACAAGGTGCACGAGCTCGACCTGCGCACCGGGGTGAAGCTCCGCGAGTTCGCCTCGGGCGACACCCCGCACGAGAGCAACTACACGCGCGACGGCTCGCGGATCTTCCACGCCAGCATCGGCCGCGTGTACACGCCCGTCGACCGCCCGGAGCTCGGCGTGGCCTACGACACCGAGAAGGGCGAGCGGGTCTTCCAGATCGTCGACAACGCCACCTTCGCCGTCACCGAGCGGTGGGACATGGGCAAGGAGCTCGCCGAGGCCGGCTACCTGGGCATGAGCTCGGCGGTCCGGCCGATGGCGATCGCTCCGGACGAGCGGTACGTCTACCTGCAGGTGTCGTTCTTCCACGGCTTCGTCGAGTTCGACACCCAGGCGCCCGACCCGACCGTCACCTACCCCGGCGAGCCGACGGTCGGCGCGGTCACCCGGGTGGTCCCGCTGCCGGACCGGACGAACGGCATGCCGCGCGAGCAGTACCTGCTCGACAGCGCGCACCACGGCATCGCGATCGACCGCACCGGGACGACGCTGTGCGTCGCCGGGACGATGGACGACTACGCGGCCCTGGTCGACCGCGCCTCGGGCCGGTACTCGATCCTCGACGTCGGCGCCAAGCCCTACTGGGCCACCGACGGGCCGAGCGGCGACGAGTGCTGGGTGTCGATCAGCGGTGACGACCGGGTCGCCGTCCTCGACTACGCGACCGGGCAGCAGGTGGCCACCGTCCCGGTCGGCGACCACCCGCAGCGCGTCCGCCCGGGCGTCATCACCGAGGACGCCCTGGCCAGCTGA